One part of the Saprospiraceae bacterium genome encodes these proteins:
- a CDS encoding heparinase II/III-family protein: MNNKFQSTIKPPKVEFEYLFVPNYQIQHLSFHLLNQTKEFETRIDWNFNEYGKLWNYHLQYLQYLADEEIAISYRYFVLKDISQCILNGNVCLEPYPVSLRLIHSLIFISKHQISDAVISHAILKQVHFLEKNLEFHLLANHLLENYISLCFVFAMLGNPIKLNIYLPLLIYELKQQVLSDGAHYERTPTYHANLLYRLQLLYQLMEATEFKEQTFTELQNFISRMISWIKKMESGDAGFPLFNDSVLSQTPSFSALIKFAVTKQILVLELGLSSSGFRILENEFFKVIINCGEILPSFQPGHAHSDMLHFMVYQGRNLILADCGVSTYEIGSNRLNERSTKMHNTVSYNLENQSQIWQSFRIAKRAQIQILKESENTIEAEVIWHTGFRHKRLFFLDQHRIVIQDTVNSAEIRTMDIMSNFHFDIQEVEFNEDQIYLDQFNIELKFEGKTDSQLENYEQAVDFNVIKTSKKVIVHFEDSLKTVIKYIV, encoded by the coding sequence ATGAATAATAAATTTCAATCAACTATCAAGCCACCAAAAGTTGAATTTGAATATTTATTTGTTCCAAATTATCAAATTCAACATTTGTCATTTCATTTACTCAATCAGACTAAAGAATTTGAAACTAGAATAGATTGGAATTTTAATGAGTATGGAAAATTATGGAATTATCATTTGCAGTATTTGCAGTATTTAGCAGATGAAGAAATTGCAATTAGTTATCGGTATTTCGTACTAAAAGATATATCACAATGTATTCTTAACGGCAATGTTTGCCTGGAGCCTTATCCTGTGTCTTTAAGGCTTATCCATTCTTTGATTTTTATTTCCAAACATCAAATAAGCGATGCGGTTATAAGCCATGCCATTTTAAAACAAGTTCATTTTCTGGAGAAAAATTTGGAGTTTCATTTATTGGCAAATCATTTACTTGAAAATTATATTTCCTTGTGTTTTGTATTTGCTATGCTAGGGAATCCAATAAAATTGAATATTTATTTACCCTTGTTAATATATGAACTAAAGCAACAAGTATTAAGTGATGGAGCGCACTATGAAAGGACACCAACTTACCATGCAAATTTATTATACCGATTGCAATTGTTGTATCAGCTAATGGAAGCGACAGAGTTTAAGGAGCAAACATTTACGGAATTGCAAAATTTTATTTCAAGAATGATTTCATGGATTAAAAAAATGGAAAGTGGGGATGCAGGATTTCCTTTGTTTAATGATTCCGTTCTAAGTCAAACTCCATCTTTTAGTGCATTGATTAAATTTGCAGTAACTAAGCAAATTTTAGTTTTGGAGCTAGGTTTGTCAAGTAGTGGGTTTCGAATATTGGAAAATGAATTTTTTAAAGTAATCATAAATTGTGGAGAAATTTTACCTTCATTTCAGCCCGGTCATGCCCATTCTGATATGTTGCATTTTATGGTATATCAGGGTCGTAATCTTATTCTTGCAGATTGTGGGGTATCCACTTATGAAATTGGAAGTAATCGGTTAAATGAACGATCCACAAAAATGCATAATACAGTTTCTTATAATTTGGAAAACCAATCCCAAATATGGCAGTCATTTCGAATCGCAAAAAGAGCTCAAATACAAATTTTAAAGGAATCCGAAAATACCATCGAAGCAGAAGTTATATGGCATACTGGGTTCAGGCATAAACGGTTATTTTTTCTGGATCAGCATCGTATTGTTATTCAAGATACCGTTAACTCTGCAGAAATTAGAACCATGGACATCATGTCAAATTTTCATTTTGACATACAAGAAGTTGAATTCAATGAAGATCAGATTTATTTAGATCAATTTAATATTGAATTGAAATTTGAAGGAAAAACAGATTCTCAATTGGAGAATTATGAACAAGCAGTTGACTTTAATGTTATCAAAACAAGTAAAAAAGTAATCGTCCATTTTGAAGATTCATTAAAAACAGTGATAAAATATATAGTTTGA
- a CDS encoding glycosyltransferase family 4 protein encodes MKTILYLSYFYYPDLSAGSFRNTALSKMLSKKLSGDTRIHLVCTQPNRYYNVETKLPSVEHLGNLTIHRIDVPQHKNKFLKQVISFYYYQRGVWKIIKELNLSFIFASTSKIFTGYLAYRIASVRKVPYYIDLRDLFSENIAELELFPFFNKFLSKWIYKNIERPTLMNAAHININSDGFRSSLPKEFKGTISFYPNGIDDEFIGWIQDPSLGRSKMVVCYAGNIGEAQGLHRLIPELAVSLKESHRFIIIGDGSAKHKLQNEIVRLKLKNVKLIPPVKRTMLLDYYRTAHYLLLHLNDYKSFEKVLPSKIFEYAGGNIPILAGVSGYAKTFLETEVKQNCYIFKPCDVGMIRNYLELNLYSTQSRTEFSEKYSRENITNQMANSILSTIQKFNG; translated from the coding sequence TTGAAAACCATTTTGTATCTGAGTTATTTTTATTATCCTGATTTAAGTGCTGGTTCTTTTAGAAATACGGCACTTTCTAAAATGTTATCAAAAAAACTTTCAGGAGATACTCGTATACATTTGGTTTGCACCCAACCGAATCGTTACTATAATGTCGAAACAAAACTACCATCGGTTGAACATCTTGGAAATTTGACAATTCACAGGATTGATGTGCCTCAACACAAGAACAAATTTCTAAAGCAAGTTATTTCATTTTATTATTATCAACGAGGGGTCTGGAAGATTATTAAGGAATTAAATCTTAGTTTTATATTCGCTTCTACCTCAAAAATATTTACCGGATATCTGGCCTATCGAATTGCTAGCGTAAGAAAAGTACCTTATTATATTGATTTGAGAGATTTATTCTCGGAAAATATTGCGGAATTGGAATTGTTCCCTTTTTTTAATAAATTTTTATCTAAATGGATTTACAAGAATATTGAACGGCCTACATTAATGAATGCAGCCCATATAAATATTAATTCTGATGGATTTCGCTCTAGTTTGCCAAAAGAATTTAAAGGAACGATTAGCTTTTATCCAAATGGTATTGACGATGAGTTTATCGGCTGGATCCAGGACCCTAGCCTAGGTAGATCTAAAATGGTGGTATGTTATGCTGGAAATATAGGAGAAGCTCAAGGCTTGCATAGATTAATTCCGGAATTGGCAGTTTCTTTAAAAGAAAGTCATCGTTTTATTATTATTGGGGATGGTTCTGCAAAACATAAACTGCAAAATGAAATCGTAAGACTTAAACTCAAGAATGTAAAACTCATACCTCCAGTGAAAAGGACTATGTTATTAGATTATTATAGAACTGCACATTATTTATTGCTCCATTTAAATGATTATAAATCCTTTGAAAAAGTACTGCCTTCAAAAATATTTGAATATGCCGGTGGGAATATTCCTATTTTAGCAGGTGTTTCTGGCTATGCAAAAACGTTTCTCGAAACAGAGGTAAAACAAAATTGTTATATATTTAAACCTTGTGATGTAGGTATGATTCGTAATTATTTAGAACTAAATTTATATAGTACACAGAGCCGTACAGAATTTTCTGAAAAATATAGCCGCGAGAATATCACAAATCAAATGGCGAATTCTATATTGTCAACGATTCAGAAATTTAATGGATGA
- a CDS encoding glycosyltransferase family 4 protein yields the protein MDDFKILIVANSSWNIINFRFALIQHLKDQGFMITVVAPEDPYSSEIRQCSFLNFIPLKNLQANSINIFRDLFLVKELYSIYKREHPDLILQFTIKPNIYGSLAAKLLNLKVVSTITGLGYAFTKQRWFQKPIEFIYKLALSFNEFVFFHNADDLNYFIDKSILKFGVGSVIPGSGVDTDYFKKSATDEKSSYFNFLFLGRLIEEKGVREFVEAAKLIKRDHRNCCFYIAGKFLEKGNSAIPRTELNAWIQEQRIEYLGDSKDVKSLISNCDVVVLPSYREGLPRAILEAMAMEKPVIVTDVPGCRDLVLNSMNGYIVPPRNIKLLAKAFEQMLELSTNERIAMGLAGRQMVLDKYDLKIILTHYDILLRKLDLLKEA from the coding sequence ATGGATGATTTCAAAATTTTAATTGTTGCGAATTCTAGTTGGAATATCATAAATTTCAGATTCGCATTAATTCAACATTTGAAAGATCAAGGGTTTATGATAACAGTGGTCGCTCCTGAGGATCCTTATTCTAGTGAAATTCGTCAGTGTTCGTTTCTAAATTTTATTCCATTGAAGAATTTGCAAGCGAATAGTATAAATATTTTCCGGGATTTATTTTTAGTAAAAGAACTTTACTCAATTTACAAGAGGGAGCATCCTGATTTAATATTGCAATTTACGATTAAGCCAAATATTTATGGCAGTCTTGCAGCAAAATTGTTAAATCTGAAAGTAGTTTCTACAATTACAGGATTAGGTTATGCATTTACTAAACAAAGATGGTTTCAAAAACCAATTGAGTTTATTTATAAGTTGGCACTTTCATTCAACGAATTCGTATTTTTTCATAATGCAGATGATTTGAATTATTTTATTGATAAATCAATTCTAAAATTTGGAGTGGGTTCAGTGATACCTGGTAGCGGAGTGGATACGGATTATTTTAAGAAATCGGCTACTGATGAAAAATCATCGTATTTTAATTTTCTTTTTCTGGGCAGATTAATAGAAGAGAAAGGGGTTAGAGAATTTGTTGAAGCTGCAAAGTTGATTAAGCGGGATCATAGAAATTGTTGTTTTTACATTGCCGGTAAGTTTTTAGAAAAGGGAAATAGTGCTATTCCGAGAACTGAATTAAATGCCTGGATTCAAGAGCAGCGTATTGAATATTTAGGGGATTCAAAAGATGTAAAATCCTTGATTTCAAATTGCGATGTGGTTGTTTTACCATCCTACCGGGAAGGTTTGCCAAGAGCTATTCTGGAAGCAATGGCAATGGAAAAACCTGTGATCGTAACAGATGTGCCTGGCTGTAGAGATTTGGTATTAAATTCAATGAATGGGTATATCGTTCCACCGAGAAATATTAAGTTATTAGCAAAAGCATTTGAACAAATGTTGGAATTGTCAACAAATGAAAGAATAGCAATGGGTCTTGCTGGTCGGCAAATGGTTTTAGATAAATATGATTTAAAAATTATATTGACTCACTATGATATATTATTGAGGAAATTGGATTTGTTAAAAGAGGCATAA
- the gmk gene encoding guanylate kinase, producing the protein MEFLRGKIIILTAPSGSGKTTIARYLLNQFKELSFSISATTRLARKDEINGLNYFFYTHSEFNTAIENHKFFEYQEVYPGQYYGTLVNEVERIWDENKIALFDIDVKGAHFIESKFKENILSIYVKASSLEVLRQRLLLRGTETPESLERRIQKASTELEYAKNFDYVISNDKLSLAQDVISTIVKDFILTPLK; encoded by the coding sequence ATGGAATTTTTACGCGGTAAAATAATCATACTTACTGCACCTTCAGGATCTGGAAAAACAACCATTGCCCGTTATTTATTAAATCAATTTAAGGAGCTTTCTTTTTCTATTTCTGCAACTACTCGTCTCGCTCGAAAAGATGAAATAAATGGACTTAATTATTTTTTTTATACCCATTCTGAATTTAATACTGCAATAGAAAATCATAAGTTTTTTGAATACCAGGAAGTATATCCTGGACAATACTATGGAACCCTGGTAAACGAAGTTGAACGAATCTGGGACGAAAACAAAATTGCACTTTTCGATATTGATGTAAAAGGTGCTCACTTTATTGAATCCAAATTCAAAGAGAATATACTATCTATCTATGTTAAGGCTTCAAGCTTAGAAGTACTTCGACAACGTTTATTACTGAGAGGTACCGAAACTCCAGAAAGTCTTGAACGCAGAATTCAAAAGGCAAGCACTGAATTGGAATATGCTAAAAATTTTGATTATGTCATTTCAAATGACAAGTTATCATTAGCACAAGATGTTATTTCAACTATAGTAAAGGATTTTATCCTTACCCCTTTGAAATAA
- a CDS encoding YicC family protein has product MLLSMTGFGNSKGHFQGKEIVIEIRCVNSKVNDFRLKIPNSYRQHELDLRKILNDKVIRGKMDLNISVDSKGGDEEFSINKNLFLTFYNQIKSLSDEIDLSHSDILNAIMKFPNVIVSQDTLISNEEYHFTLDLLNEAIEKLNDFRSIEGNIIANDMELRTRGILDHLQKVEKEDPDRTKLLKEKLLKALNANFEGENIDRNRFEQELLYYLERLDITEEKVRLKQHCEYFLDELNTKGTIKSRKLNFISQEIGREINTLGSKAQYSPIQKLVVNMKDDLEKIKEQMANVL; this is encoded by the coding sequence ATGTTGTTGTCAATGACTGGTTTTGGTAATTCTAAGGGCCATTTCCAGGGCAAAGAAATCGTAATCGAAATTCGTTGTGTAAATTCAAAAGTCAACGATTTTCGTCTTAAAATCCCAAATAGTTATCGTCAACACGAACTAGACTTGAGGAAAATATTGAATGATAAAGTGATTCGTGGTAAAATGGACCTAAATATTTCCGTCGATTCTAAAGGTGGGGACGAAGAATTTAGTATCAATAAAAACCTTTTCCTAACATTCTATAATCAAATAAAGTCACTTTCTGACGAAATCGATCTTAGCCATTCAGACATTCTAAATGCTATTATGAAGTTTCCAAATGTGATCGTTTCACAGGATACTCTTATTTCTAATGAAGAATACCATTTTACCCTGGATCTATTAAATGAAGCTATTGAAAAGCTCAATGATTTTCGTTCTATTGAAGGGAATATCATAGCAAATGATATGGAATTACGAACAAGAGGTATTTTAGATCATTTACAAAAAGTTGAAAAAGAAGATCCTGATAGAACTAAATTATTGAAAGAAAAATTATTAAAAGCACTAAATGCTAATTTTGAAGGTGAGAATATTGATAGAAATCGCTTTGAACAAGAATTATTATATTATTTAGAACGTCTTGACATTACTGAAGAAAAAGTAAGACTTAAACAACATTGTGAATATTTCTTAGACGAATTGAATACAAAAGGCACTATCAAATCTCGTAAATTAAATTTTATTAGTCAGGAAATCGGAAGAGAAATAAATACCTTAGGATCAAAAGCTCAATACTCTCCAATCCAAAAATTGGTCGTCAATATGAAAGATGATCTTGAAAAAATTAAAGAACAAATGGCGAATGTTTTATGA
- a CDS encoding integration host factor subunit beta gives MRKADLVALISEKSGVPKVDVLVSMEMFFKEVKQSLATGENVYIRGFGSFVIKKRAKKIGRHIKKNVAIEIPEHYIPSFKPAKIFVDHVKLGKEPEGVDYEEDENEDQ, from the coding sequence ATGAGAAAAGCTGATTTAGTAGCATTGATCTCAGAAAAATCAGGTGTTCCAAAGGTAGATGTACTAGTCTCCATGGAAATGTTTTTTAAGGAGGTAAAGCAATCCCTGGCTACAGGTGAGAATGTTTACATCCGGGGTTTTGGATCTTTTGTAATAAAGAAAAGAGCTAAAAAAATCGGAAGGCATATTAAAAAGAATGTCGCAATTGAGATTCCTGAGCATTATATTCCTTCATTTAAGCCAGCGAAAATATTTGTTGACCATGTAAAGCTTGGTAAAGAACCAGAAGGGGTAGATTATGAGGAGGATGAAAATGAAGACCAATAA
- a CDS encoding Rne/Rng family ribonuclease has protein sequence MEKELIISAQLGSVEIALLEDKKLVELHKQKANTQYNVGDIFLGQIKKLMPGLNAAFVDIGHKKESFLHYTDMGPLFNSDVTYTQEAMEGKYTSSLLEHFELKPEIHKNGKVSQITDKRVNLLVQILKEPISTKGHRLTCEITIPGRFLVLTPFSNTIAISKKIANTDERNRLFHVVESIRPKNFGIVVRTAAEGKKVAEMHEEINMLCEKWKVLHSQLYKAKAPMKLLSELDKTSSIIRDLLNPTFTNIVVNDRDIFEGIKIYLENNLPEKTNIVQFYKGSKPIFEHFGVKRQIKHAFGQTATLSSGAYVVIEHTEAMHVVDVNSGPKSQRLDQENAALQVNVEAAEEIARQLRLRDIGGLIVIDFIDMKNNDNKVELYNAMKKFMEQDRSQHTILPLSKFGLMQITRQRERQELKLDTSEVCPSCTGTGKVNASIFLVDMIEKDLDFILSTRPTKHLVLEVHPYVAAFLKKGFWNYSWKWYFKHHKKVKIRENQDLPLIEFKFFDGPEEEIRFKA, from the coding sequence ATGGAAAAAGAATTAATTATCTCGGCCCAATTGGGCTCAGTAGAGATTGCTTTGCTTGAAGATAAGAAGCTCGTCGAACTTCATAAACAGAAAGCAAATACACAATATAATGTTGGAGATATCTTTCTCGGACAGATCAAGAAATTAATGCCCGGCCTGAATGCCGCATTTGTTGATATTGGTCATAAGAAAGAATCCTTTCTGCATTATACAGATATGGGCCCTCTATTCAACTCAGATGTAACCTACACCCAAGAAGCAATGGAAGGTAAATACACCTCCAGCTTACTCGAACATTTTGAATTAAAGCCCGAAATTCATAAAAATGGAAAAGTTTCTCAAATCACGGATAAACGGGTAAACCTGTTAGTTCAAATATTAAAGGAACCCATTTCTACAAAAGGGCATCGATTGACTTGTGAAATTACGATTCCTGGGAGGTTTTTAGTGCTCACTCCTTTTTCTAATACAATTGCAATTTCTAAGAAAATAGCGAATACAGATGAGCGGAATCGTTTATTTCATGTAGTTGAATCAATTCGTCCTAAAAATTTTGGGATCGTCGTGAGGACGGCTGCGGAAGGGAAGAAGGTCGCTGAAATGCATGAAGAAATTAATATGCTTTGTGAAAAGTGGAAGGTCCTGCATAGTCAACTTTACAAAGCGAAAGCTCCGATGAAATTGTTGAGTGAACTCGATAAAACATCCAGTATTATTAGAGATTTATTGAATCCAACATTTACTAATATTGTAGTGAATGACAGAGATATTTTCGAAGGGATCAAAATTTATTTAGAGAATAACTTACCGGAAAAAACAAATATTGTTCAATTTTATAAGGGTAGCAAACCTATTTTTGAACATTTTGGAGTCAAACGACAAATAAAACATGCATTTGGACAAACTGCAACTTTAAGTAGTGGAGCGTATGTTGTTATTGAGCATACTGAAGCTATGCATGTAGTGGATGTAAATAGCGGTCCTAAATCACAACGTTTGGATCAAGAAAATGCAGCACTTCAGGTGAATGTTGAAGCTGCTGAAGAAATAGCCCGACAATTAAGATTAAGAGATATCGGTGGATTAATAGTTATTGACTTTATTGATATGAAAAATAATGATAATAAAGTCGAGTTATACAATGCTATGAAAAAATTTATGGAGCAGGATCGGTCTCAACATACGATTCTTCCGCTGAGTAAATTTGGTCTTATGCAAATTACACGTCAAAGAGAACGTCAGGAGTTGAAGTTAGATACCTCTGAAGTTTGTCCTTCATGCACAGGTACAGGTAAAGTAAATGCATCCATTTTTTTAGTAGACATGATTGAAAAAGATCTGGATTTTATATTATCTACAAGGCCTACAAAGCATTTAGTGCTTGAAGTTCATCCATATGTTGCAGCGTTTCTAAAAAAAGGTTTTTGGAATTATTCCTGGAAATGGTATTTCAAACATCATAAAAAAGTAAAAATTAGAGAAAATCAAGATTTACCTTTGATTGAATTTAAATTTTTTGATGGTCCGGAAGAAGAAATCCGCTTTAAAGCATAA
- a CDS encoding glycosyltransferase produces the protein MAHFNTVLICPQHWGLGHVTRTIPIIRYFISKNCKIILASSGAGLELLKKEFPDLPLYEIPDYGINYPFKSMYLNIAYQFFKMNYAMIQEHFVLKRLCKEHHVDLLVSDSRLGAAQRKIPSVIIAHHLHFRLMFKFVEWICDTWMKLFYIQFDQLWVPDVQGSQNLSGDLAHLYRSRKHFFIGILSRFQKLNIPIKYDYCFMLSGPEPQRTYLEEIILKQVENLKPSKCILIRGTSKGINIDAYALNYQSFLEIKNLVTGHELNAIMCASEFIICRSGYSTLLDLAIIQKPALLIPTPGQPEQEYLADQLMESGLFYTVNQDAFQLETDLHKAIQFKGYVPISGTLNLEERLDELLLKLKQKFPDR, from the coding sequence ATGGCTCATTTTAATACAGTACTTATTTGTCCTCAGCATTGGGGACTTGGCCACGTGACTCGAACGATTCCGATCATACGATATTTTATAAGTAAAAATTGTAAAATAATTTTGGCTAGTTCAGGAGCTGGATTGGAGCTTTTAAAAAAGGAGTTTCCAGATTTACCATTATATGAGATACCTGATTATGGAATAAATTATCCATTTAAATCCATGTATTTAAATATTGCATATCAATTTTTTAAAATGAATTATGCAATGATTCAAGAACATTTTGTTTTAAAAAGACTTTGTAAGGAACACCATGTTGATCTTTTGGTTTCTGACTCAAGATTGGGTGCTGCCCAGAGAAAAATACCTTCTGTAATCATTGCGCACCATTTGCATTTTCGATTAATGTTTAAGTTTGTCGAGTGGATTTGTGATACGTGGATGAAATTATTTTACATCCAGTTTGATCAATTATGGGTTCCAGATGTTCAAGGATCCCAAAATTTATCTGGTGATCTTGCGCATTTATACCGTTCAAGAAAGCACTTTTTTATTGGAATATTGAGCCGATTTCAAAAATTAAATATTCCAATAAAATATGATTATTGTTTTATGCTTTCAGGCCCTGAACCTCAACGCACATATTTAGAAGAAATTATTTTAAAGCAAGTTGAAAACCTTAAGCCTTCAAAGTGTATATTAATCCGGGGGACCAGTAAAGGTATAAACATTGATGCCTATGCTTTAAATTATCAATCCTTTTTAGAGATTAAAAATTTGGTGACTGGTCATGAACTAAATGCAATCATGTGTGCTTCTGAGTTTATTATTTGCCGGTCAGGTTATTCTACGTTGTTGGATCTTGCGATTATACAAAAACCGGCCTTACTAATACCAACACCAGGACAACCAGAGCAAGAATATTTAGCAGACCAACTCATGGAAAGTGGACTTTTCTATACGGTAAATCAAGATGCATTTCAATTAGAGACCGATCTCCATAAAGCGATACAATTTAAAGGTTATGTGCCAATTAGTGGAACCTTAAATCTAGAAGAGAGACTGGATGAATTGTTATTAAAACTAAAACAAAAATTTCCGGATAGGTAG
- a CDS encoding PDZ domain-containing protein, producing the protein MKKLSFLSLLLCAVCNGLLAQAETKSKIIIKKIIIENINGKETQKEIIDTLEISDLDENNILEKDLEVILKDGKNSEILLIEGAERSSVHPEAKELERINSELANSHSPLNKAVLGVQLENVNGNNGAQILEIFEGSAAQKAGLEEGDILLSIDGKETNTVDEILEALSDNKPGDKVRLSYLRGTKIKTVKATLQERTADAINIKACHPGVNEKMNCCKAGSNGNKCIIIKNKDGEQIIKEIGNHSGDSKINKRIIIRKHETENSKSMNSESETKDSELEGSGDHHNKNLEVHATKTQSLNVEYLASSPNPSNGQMKINFIGLKEPTTIQVLDLNGKEIYIEKLDNFDGIYNKEINIRNEAKGTLILKIIQGEKIISQKIIVE; encoded by the coding sequence ATGAAAAAATTATCCTTTTTAAGTTTATTACTTTGCGCAGTTTGCAATGGCCTCTTGGCTCAAGCTGAAACGAAATCAAAAATTATAATCAAAAAAATAATTATTGAAAATATTAATGGGAAAGAAACTCAAAAAGAAATAATTGACACCCTTGAAATTTCGGATTTAGATGAAAATAATATTTTGGAAAAAGATTTAGAAGTTATTCTTAAAGATGGAAAAAATTCAGAAATACTGCTTATTGAAGGTGCCGAACGATCATCGGTTCATCCTGAAGCTAAAGAGTTGGAAAGGATTAATTCCGAGTTAGCCAATTCTCATTCACCCTTAAATAAAGCAGTTTTGGGTGTTCAATTAGAAAATGTAAATGGAAATAATGGTGCTCAAATTCTTGAAATATTTGAAGGTTCCGCAGCCCAAAAAGCAGGCTTAGAAGAAGGCGACATTTTACTTTCTATCGATGGCAAAGAAACAAATACTGTGGATGAAATATTAGAAGCATTATCTGATAATAAGCCAGGTGATAAAGTTAGATTAAGTTATTTAAGAGGTACTAAAATAAAAACCGTGAAAGCTACGCTTCAGGAAAGAACCGCAGATGCAATTAATATTAAAGCGTGCCATCCTGGCGTAAATGAAAAAATGAATTGTTGCAAAGCTGGGTCCAATGGGAATAAATGTATTATCATAAAAAATAAAGATGGTGAACAAATTATCAAAGAAATTGGAAATCATTCTGGAGATTCAAAAATTAATAAAAGGATTATTATTAGAAAACATGAAACTGAAAACTCCAAAAGTATGAACTCAGAAAGTGAAACTAAGGATTCAGAATTGGAAGGATCTGGAGATCATCATAATAAAAATCTGGAAGTTCACGCTACTAAAACTCAATCTTTAAATGTTGAATATCTTGCGAGTAGTCCAAATCCTAGCAATGGCCAAATGAAAATAAATTTTATAGGATTAAAAGAACCTACAACAATACAGGTATTGGACCTGAATGGCAAAGAAATTTATATAGAAAAGCTTGATAATTTTGATGGTATATATAATAAAGAAATTAATATCCGGAATGAAGCCAAGGGCACTTTGATCCTTAAAATCATTCAAGGTGAAAAAATAATTTCACAAAAGATCATTGTGGAATAA